A genomic region of Dunckerocampus dactyliophorus isolate RoL2022-P2 chromosome 8, RoL_Ddac_1.1, whole genome shotgun sequence contains the following coding sequences:
- the grm6b gene encoding glutamate receptor, metabotropic 6b isoform X5, whose translation MVDIVKAMGWNYVSTIASEGNYGESGVDAFLQISREAGGLCIAQSIKIPREPRPGEFEKIIKRLMETSNARGVIIFANEDDIKRVLQAAKKANLTGHFLFVGSDSWGAKSSPIQDQEEVAEGAVTILPKRASIDGFDEYFTTRSLENNRRNIWFAEFWEDDFKCKLTRPGIKYEAGRRKCTGEERISRDSQYEQEGKVQFVIDAVYAMAHALHSMHLDLCPGSMGVCDKMDPVEGRMLLQYIRSVNFNGSAGTGVMFNENGDAPGRYDIFQYQLSNVSYPGYKVIGQWTNHLRLNPEEMQWSGGDRKIPESVCSFPCESGERKKMVKGVPCCWHCELCDGYQYLLDEFSCDMCPFDMRPLKNRTGCRATPIIKLEWSSPWAIIPVFLAILGILATTGVIVTFIRFNDTPIVRASGRELSYVLLTGIFLIYLITFLMIAEPSVVVCAFRRLLLGLGMCISYAAMLTKTNRIYRIFEQGKKSVTPPKFISPTSQLIITFILISVQVLGVFIWFGVMPPHTIIDYEEQKPPNPEFARGVLKCDMSDLSLILCLSYSLVLMITCTVYAIKSRGVPETFNEAKPIGFTMYTTCIIWLAFVPIFFGTAQSTEKMFIQTTTLTVSMSLSATVSLGMLYVPKVYVIIFHPEQNVQKRKRSFKAVVQAATVSTHLSQKSNDKQNGESKIEPDRSQ comes from the exons ATGGTGGACATCGTCAAAGCCATGGGTTGGAACTACGTCTCAACAATAGCATCGGAAGGCAACTACGGAGAGAGCGGTGTCGATGCTTTCCTGCAGATATCCAGAGAAGCAG GAGGGCTGTGCATTGCTCAATCCATAAAGATTCCCAGAGAGCCCAGACCTGGAGAGTTTGAAAAAATCATCAAGAGACTGATGGAGACGTCCAACGCTCGTGGGGTCATCATCTTTGCCAATGAGGACGACATCAA GCGGGTGTTGCAAGCTGCCAAAAAGGCCAACCTGACCGGCCACTTCCTGTTCGTCGGCTCTGACAGCTGGGGAGCCAAGAGTTCCCCCATCCAAGACCAGGAGGAAGTGGCGGAGGGTGCCGTCACTATCTTGCCGAAAAGAGCGTCTATTGACG GATTTGACGAGTACTTCACGACAAGATCTCTGGAAAACAACAGAAGGAACATCTGGTTTGCTGAATTTTGGGAGGACGACTTCAAGTGTAAATTGACTCGGCCCGGCATCAAATACGAAGCCGGGAGAAGGAAATGCACAG GCGAGGAAAGAATAAGTCGAGACTCTCAGTACGAACAAGAAGGGAAGGTGCAGTTTGTGATAGACGCGGTCTACGCCATGGCCCACGCCTTGCACAGCATGCACCTGGACCTGTGTCCTGGCTCCATGGGTGTTTGCGACAAGATGGACCCCGTGGAGGGAAGGATGCTCCTCCAATACATACGCTCTGTCAATTTCAATG GAAGTGCAGGAACTGGTGTGATGTTCAATGAGAACGGAGACGCTCCTGGACGTTACGACATCTTCCAGTACCAGCTTTCCAATGTCAGCTACCCTGGCTACAAGGTTATTGGCCAATGGACAAACCACCTCCGGCTCAAT CCAGAGGAAATGCAGTGGTCAGGCGGTGACCGCAAGATCCCAGAGTCCGTATGCAGCTTCCCCTGCGAGTCCGGCGAGAGGAAAAAGATGGTGAAGGGCGTTCCCTGCTGCTGGCACTGCGAGCTCTGCGACGGCTACCAGTATCTGCTGGACGAGTTCAGCTGCGACATGTGCCCCTTCGATATGAGACCCTTAAAGAACCGTACAGGATGCCGGGCCACGCCCATCATCAAGCTGGAGTGGAGCTCTCCCTGGGCTATAATCCCCGTCTTCCTGGCAATCCTTGGCATCCTGGCCACCACGGGGGTCATCGTTACATTCATCCGCTTCAACGACACCCCCATTGTTCGGGCCTCCGGCAGAGAACTCAGCTATGTGCTGCTAACGGGCATCTTCCTCATCTACCTCATTACCTTCCTGATGATTGCGGAGCCCAGTGTGGTGGTGTGCGCCTTCCGCAGGTTGCTGCTGGGGCTCGGCATGTGCATCAGCTACGCTGCCATGTTGACCAAAACCAACCGGATCTATCGCATCTTTGAACAAGGCAAAAAGTCGGTCACACCTCCCAAGTTCATCAGTCCGACTTCTCAACTTATTATCACCTTCATCCTCATCTCGGTGCAG GTGCTGGGTGTGTTCATTTGGTTTGGCGTGATGCCCCCTCACACCATCATCGACTACGAAGAGCAGAAGCCGCCCAATCCCGAGTTTGCGCGAGGGGTTCTCAAATGTGACATGTCCGACCTGTCCCTCATCCTGTGTCTGAGCTACAGTCTGGTCCTGATGATCACCTGCACGGTGTACGCCATCAAAAGCAGGGGCGTCCCTGAGACCTTCAACGAGGCCAAGCCCATCGGCTTCACCATGTACACCACGTGCATCATCTGGCTGGCCTTTGTGCCCATCTTCTTTGGCACCGCACAATCTACTGAGAAG ATGTTCATCCAGACCACCACCCTGACAGTGTCCATGAGTCTGAGCGCAACCGTGTCCCTGGGCATGCTGTACGTCCCCAAAGTCTACGTCATCATCTTCCACCCGGAGCAGAACGTCCAGAAGCGAAAGCGTAGCTTCAAAGCTGTGGTGCAGGCGGCCACCGTGTCCACGCACCTCTCCCAGAAATCCAATGACAAACAGAACGGCGAGTCCAAGATTGAACCGGACAGATCACAGTAA